From one Simplicispira suum genomic stretch:
- a CDS encoding thiolase family protein, giving the protein MSSSVAVLGTFQSRFKTQHPELTYVEQAQEAAVGALHSAGMTPDDIDAIVFSLAPTNFMGVADADRWAIDDIFGAGKPIFRVHTGGATGGSAVHAAYNLVRGGMAKRVLIVGAERIAETPDAQKVLNLIFDTFYERDLPLSTNTSVALQASRYMKDFNLTQEDLARVVVRARGNAMRNPNAHLRGEITIDDVLKSPAIAYPLKLFDICPRSSGGAAMIVGDQASAERHCPNPAYINGISSMTETYWLGDRMGPTSRYGYSNLELMGLMAQKCFAQAGIRDPLRQIQVTELYDPYSIIGAMTLEQLGFCSPGTALRLERQGFWDWENGVVAVNPSGGTLCTNPIAVTGLVRAIDAANQVMGRAGQMQRPDVKTAISTAIGGIAQFCNCTVFGTEPVLH; this is encoded by the coding sequence GTGAGTTCATCAGTTGCAGTCCTGGGTACCTTCCAATCGCGCTTTAAGACCCAACACCCTGAGTTGACGTATGTCGAGCAGGCGCAGGAAGCCGCGGTGGGCGCCTTGCATTCCGCCGGTATGACTCCGGATGACATCGACGCCATCGTCTTCTCGCTCGCACCGACCAACTTCATGGGCGTTGCAGATGCCGACCGTTGGGCCATTGACGACATCTTCGGCGCTGGCAAGCCGATCTTCCGCGTCCATACCGGCGGTGCGACCGGTGGATCGGCTGTCCATGCCGCGTACAACCTTGTGCGTGGGGGCATGGCGAAACGTGTGCTGATCGTTGGTGCTGAGCGAATTGCCGAAACACCTGACGCGCAAAAGGTGCTCAACCTCATCTTCGACACCTTTTACGAACGCGACCTACCGCTGTCAACGAATACCTCAGTGGCCTTACAGGCCAGCAGGTACATGAAGGATTTCAACCTTACACAGGAGGACTTGGCACGGGTTGTTGTGCGCGCGCGTGGGAACGCCATGCGAAACCCCAACGCCCACTTGCGCGGCGAGATCACCATTGACGACGTGCTGAAATCGCCCGCTATTGCCTACCCGTTGAAACTCTTTGACATCTGTCCCAGGTCATCGGGCGGGGCTGCCATGATCGTCGGGGACCAAGCTTCTGCCGAACGCCACTGCCCGAATCCGGCCTATATCAACGGCATTTCCAGCATGACCGAAACCTATTGGCTTGGTGACCGGATGGGGCCCACTTCGCGATACGGCTATTCCAACCTTGAGTTGATGGGCCTGATGGCGCAGAAGTGTTTCGCACAAGCAGGTATCCGGGATCCCTTGCGCCAGATCCAGGTCACCGAACTCTACGATCCGTACAGCATCATCGGCGCCATGACGCTGGAGCAGTTGGGGTTTTGCAGCCCCGGTACTGCCCTTCGCCTCGAGCGGCAAGGATTTTGGGATTGGGAAAACGGCGTGGTAGCCGTGAATCCTTCGGGCGGTACTTTGTGCACTAACCCGATCGCTGTTACCGGGCTTGTTCGCGCGATAGACGCGGCAAACCAGGTCATGGGCCGCGCGGGCCAGATGCAGCGGCCCGATGTGAAGACGGCCATCTCTACCGCCATTGGCGGTATCGCCCAGTTTTGCAATTGCACAGTATTCGGGACCGAGCCGGTCCTTCACTAA
- a CDS encoding TetR/AcrR family transcriptional regulator has translation MAASKAGRPPSQGAITGTDDFRGPFDKESEHARKSNAILLVAAQAFVHAGFHHTSLQDIANRLGISKPTLAYYVGSKEEILFKCQHTALEHLKLNIRDGRDATGTGLEQLSEFILHLAEWTGSDFARCLVRCQWDLQDEEALNHLATERHLIDAALQKTIERGLKDGSIREVHAPLVSAAILGSLNWIATWFDQTRSKRTARDVGVAFLDLFLSGLKAPVRPKKGVKAQLGVVPKAGGKAS, from the coding sequence ATGGCAGCAAGCAAGGCAGGACGGCCTCCGTCACAGGGCGCTATCACTGGAACAGATGATTTCCGCGGCCCGTTCGACAAAGAGTCCGAACATGCACGTAAAAGTAACGCCATCCTGCTGGTGGCGGCGCAAGCGTTCGTCCATGCCGGCTTCCACCACACGTCACTGCAGGACATAGCCAACCGGCTCGGTATTTCCAAGCCGACGCTTGCTTACTATGTCGGCAGCAAGGAAGAAATCCTGTTCAAGTGCCAGCACACAGCGCTGGAACACCTGAAGTTGAACATCCGGGATGGACGGGACGCAACGGGGACAGGTCTCGAGCAGTTGTCTGAGTTCATATTGCACCTGGCTGAGTGGACAGGGAGCGATTTCGCTCGCTGTCTCGTCCGATGCCAGTGGGATCTTCAGGACGAGGAGGCGCTCAACCACCTCGCCACGGAACGGCACCTTATCGATGCGGCACTACAAAAAACCATCGAGAGAGGTCTTAAGGACGGGTCGATTCGCGAGGTTCATGCGCCACTCGTGTCTGCCGCAATCCTCGGCTCGTTGAACTGGATCGCGACCTGGTTCGACCAGACCCGCAGCAAACGTACCGCCCGCGACGTTGGGGTCGCCTTTCTCGACCTCTTCCTAAGCGGCCTCAAAGCGCCGGTTCGCCCCAAAAAAGGGGTGAAAGCTCAGCTCGGCGTTGTGCCGAAAGCTGGTGGAAAAGCCTCATGA
- a CDS encoding SDR family oxidoreductase, translating into MMIKVDYAGKHVFVAGGTSGINLALAEAFASSGASVSVVSRDGERVQRAVERLRALGAKAAGAAVDVRDPVTLTETVGGFSAQLGLIDVVVSGAAGNFLCPAERLSPNGFRTVVDIDLNGSFNVMHAAFEHLRKPGASLIHITAPQSSVPMRYQVHCAAAKAGVDQMTRVLALEWGPLGIRVNAISPGPIDETEGFARLIAPDEKTRSRAQGHVPLRRFGRTEDIANLALFLGSDHAGYVSGAVIPCDGGGALESVKPAIEAAGSKGNQ; encoded by the coding sequence ATGATGATAAAGGTCGACTACGCGGGTAAGCATGTTTTTGTGGCAGGCGGTACGAGCGGGATCAACTTAGCACTGGCTGAAGCCTTTGCAAGTTCAGGTGCCAGCGTGAGCGTCGTCAGCCGAGATGGTGAACGGGTGCAGCGCGCCGTGGAGCGGCTCCGAGCTCTTGGTGCGAAAGCGGCTGGCGCGGCTGTGGACGTGCGCGATCCCGTAACACTTACCGAGACCGTTGGCGGCTTTTCCGCCCAACTGGGGCTGATCGATGTCGTGGTGTCGGGTGCCGCGGGCAACTTCCTTTGCCCAGCGGAACGACTTTCACCGAATGGATTCCGCACGGTTGTGGACATCGACTTGAATGGATCATTCAACGTCATGCATGCAGCCTTCGAGCACCTGCGCAAACCGGGCGCGAGCCTCATCCACATCACGGCACCTCAATCTAGCGTGCCGATGCGCTATCAAGTCCATTGCGCTGCCGCCAAGGCCGGGGTTGACCAAATGACACGCGTGCTGGCCCTCGAATGGGGTCCATTGGGCATTCGGGTAAACGCAATCAGCCCTGGGCCCATCGACGAGACGGAAGGCTTTGCGCGTTTGATCGCTCCGGATGAGAAGACGCGATCGCGCGCGCAGGGCCATGTCCCGCTCCGTCGCTTCGGGCGTACAGAAGATATCGCCAACCTCGCGTTGTTCCTTGGATCCGATCACGCGGGCTACGTGTCCGGCGCGGTCATTCCATGTGATGGGGGCGGAGCCCTCGAGAGTGTGAAACCCGCCATTGAAGCGGCGGGCAGTAAGGGAAATCAATGA
- a CDS encoding Zn-ribbon domain-containing OB-fold protein, whose protein sequence is MQPTMEQEYIDDEITLRYRYSLGEVAGKFMNGLREGEILATRCSKSGLTYLPPRSYCERSFERCDEWVRAGLEGVIEASTIVVRGFEGKRPAPVAIAYVRLDGVDSAIANYIDGVELSDLDIAMKTIEPGTRVRVVFAAKREGRMTDFSFLLV, encoded by the coding sequence ATGCAGCCGACAATGGAACAAGAATACATTGATGATGAGATCACCTTGCGTTACCGCTATTCCCTTGGGGAGGTGGCCGGGAAGTTCATGAACGGCCTACGCGAAGGCGAAATCCTGGCCACCCGCTGCTCAAAGTCTGGGTTGACCTATCTGCCGCCTCGCAGCTATTGCGAACGCAGCTTTGAACGCTGCGATGAATGGGTACGGGCTGGGCTGGAAGGTGTAATTGAAGCCTCGACCATCGTGGTCCGTGGATTCGAAGGTAAACGCCCTGCGCCAGTAGCCATCGCATATGTGCGGCTAGATGGTGTGGACTCTGCCATTGCGAACTACATCGACGGCGTTGAACTTTCTGATTTGGACATTGCGATGAAGACCATCGAGCCGGGCACACGGGTCAGGGTGGTGTTTGCAGCGAAGCGCGAAGGCCGCATGACGGATTTTTCCTTTCTCCTTGTTTGA
- a CDS encoding CaiB/BaiF CoA transferase family protein, which produces MNQGPLAGVRIIEVEGLGPAPFCGMLLADLGAEVTLVGRPDTGATFGRIFMRGKRRIALDLKSDAGREELLGLLDAADGLIEGMRPGKMERMGLGPAECLARNPKLVYGRMTGWGQDGPLAHTAGHDINYVSVAGAAWYAGAPGGPSLPPPTLVGDIGGGALYLAVGILAGITHARTTGQGQVVDAAVVDGVAHMQALLHSLAGVGQLVEERGASWIDGSPWYGTYVCSDGKQVCVGTLEPQFFAELTTRLGLAERFPAESQFDQAQWPHMRAALAEKFGERTSAEWAETLELTDACVSAVLSLQEAAAHPHNVARRTFERVQGVLQARPAPRFSLFPALPVNEVSAIEEKG; this is translated from the coding sequence ATGAATCAGGGACCTCTCGCCGGCGTGCGAATCATCGAAGTCGAAGGCTTAGGGCCGGCGCCTTTTTGCGGCATGTTGCTGGCTGACCTCGGCGCCGAGGTGACCCTGGTCGGCCGCCCTGACACCGGTGCCACCTTCGGACGCATCTTCATGCGAGGCAAGCGTCGGATCGCACTGGATCTCAAGTCGGACGCCGGCCGCGAGGAGTTACTGGGCTTGTTGGATGCCGCCGATGGATTGATAGAAGGCATGCGCCCAGGGAAGATGGAGCGCATGGGGCTGGGGCCGGCAGAGTGCCTCGCGCGCAACCCGAAGCTTGTCTACGGCCGTATGACGGGCTGGGGTCAGGACGGTCCGCTGGCCCACACAGCTGGTCACGACATCAACTATGTGTCGGTTGCCGGCGCCGCGTGGTACGCAGGTGCGCCGGGCGGTCCGTCTTTGCCGCCCCCAACGCTAGTGGGTGACATCGGTGGCGGCGCGCTGTACTTGGCCGTCGGCATTCTCGCTGGCATCACCCACGCAAGGACTACGGGCCAAGGTCAAGTCGTCGATGCGGCAGTGGTCGACGGTGTCGCCCACATGCAAGCGCTGCTCCACTCCCTGGCCGGCGTGGGGCAACTAGTGGAGGAGCGCGGCGCGAGCTGGATCGACGGGTCGCCCTGGTATGGGACTTACGTGTGTTCCGACGGGAAGCAAGTCTGCGTTGGCACGCTGGAGCCGCAGTTCTTCGCGGAGCTCACTACCCGCCTGGGGCTCGCGGAGCGCTTTCCGGCGGAAAGCCAGTTCGACCAGGCTCAATGGCCTCACATGCGTGCAGCATTGGCTGAAAAATTCGGTGAGCGAACTTCAGCAGAGTGGGCGGAAACATTGGAATTGACGGACGCTTGCGTTTCTGCCGTCCTGTCGTTGCAAGAGGCAGCCGCTCATCCACACAACGTGGCGCGGCGCACGTTCGAGCGCGTCCAGGGCGTGCTGCAGGCCCGCCCTGCGCCGAGATTTTCGCTCTTCCCAGCGCTGCCAGTGAATGAGGTGTCTGCCATTGAGGAGAAGGGATGA
- a CDS encoding enoyl-CoA hydratase/isomerase family protein, which translates to MNAIKYHFADSIATLTFVREESRNAIDELLIAEMGEAIRKVCIDQARALVVTGTGSAFCAGADLKMVSRLMEEGPSAVVTRFLAPLQNVLAALRSLPLPVIAAVNGSCFAGGLELALCCDLVLASDDARFADAHSRHGLLPAIGGVQGLLRSVGAFKAREMLYTGDAYDAQQMMAAGIVSRVIPKADLAVEARKLALSLCERSPAGLARMKQMVADEETMDWGTAARYELAVTSARLSGSDPAEGVRAFRERRKPEFTDAP; encoded by the coding sequence ATGAATGCAATCAAATACCACTTTGCCGATTCAATTGCAACGCTCACATTCGTGCGTGAAGAGTCGCGCAATGCCATCGACGAATTGTTGATCGCCGAGATGGGTGAAGCCATCCGAAAGGTGTGCATCGACCAGGCGCGCGCGCTCGTCGTTACCGGAACAGGCTCCGCGTTCTGCGCAGGCGCCGATCTGAAGATGGTAAGTCGGCTTATGGAGGAGGGGCCATCAGCGGTTGTCACCCGGTTTCTTGCTCCGCTCCAAAACGTGCTCGCAGCGCTCCGGTCGCTACCGCTTCCGGTGATTGCGGCGGTCAACGGGTCGTGCTTTGCCGGAGGCCTGGAACTGGCACTGTGCTGCGACCTCGTCCTCGCATCTGACGACGCCCGATTCGCCGATGCGCACTCGCGGCATGGGCTCCTGCCCGCGATCGGTGGCGTCCAAGGGTTGCTACGCAGCGTGGGAGCGTTCAAGGCCCGGGAAATGCTTTATACGGGTGATGCGTATGACGCGCAGCAGATGATGGCGGCTGGAATTGTCAGTCGTGTCATCCCCAAGGCTGATCTCGCCGTCGAGGCGCGGAAGCTCGCCTTGAGCTTATGTGAGCGTAGCCCTGCAGGCCTTGCGCGCATGAAGCAGATGGTCGCAGACGAAGAAACGATGGACTGGGGAACGGCTGCGCGTTACGAATTGGCTGTCACCAGTGCTCGCCTTAGCGGAAGCGATCCTGCTGAAGGCGTCCGCGCCTTCCGGGAAAGACGGAAGCCCGAATTCACGGATGCGCCATGA
- a CDS encoding thiolase family protein, producing MMNVHVLGVGQVEPTFQSGLRLEEMAYRACSAALKDACVSRGELDHVTLAACDELDGRPISSMLMTAPSGGYLTDEIKVTDNSAMGLVLGHARIASGDFDIGLVVSWCKSSKTDIDAVMRMRADPFYVRPMGMDGRVADALFAQSVAKRHGIDDEGLARRVGVAYRRASTNPRGMRHAVPTAAQVTSSGFEATPLRGSHLAPATDGAVAMVLASDRYLRTRPEIRPLCRVAGVGWNSDSYRLDSERLGAMRSARRAWDQALAAAGVASARDLDLVELDTPTIFHEVAYQEALGIADSQVSPSGGSFAQNPVFCTGIVNAMEAVLQVSGRAGPNQRVGARRAAAHGCHGYAQQGNVFVVFEGASK from the coding sequence ATGATGAATGTGCATGTGCTGGGGGTGGGCCAGGTTGAGCCCACGTTTCAATCTGGGCTGCGGTTGGAGGAGATGGCCTATAGAGCTTGCTCCGCTGCGCTGAAGGATGCGTGTGTCTCACGGGGCGAACTGGACCACGTCACCCTCGCCGCGTGCGACGAGCTGGATGGGCGGCCCATTTCGAGCATGTTGATGACGGCTCCCTCGGGCGGCTACCTCACCGACGAAATCAAGGTCACCGACAACAGCGCGATGGGCTTGGTCCTGGGGCATGCTCGCATTGCCTCGGGCGATTTCGACATAGGCCTCGTGGTGAGTTGGTGCAAGAGTTCCAAGACGGACATTGATGCCGTCATGCGAATGCGTGCGGACCCGTTTTACGTGCGGCCAATGGGCATGGACGGGCGTGTCGCCGATGCGCTGTTCGCCCAGTCCGTCGCGAAGAGACATGGCATCGATGACGAAGGGCTGGCCCGCCGCGTGGGGGTGGCCTATCGACGTGCCTCTACAAATCCGCGCGGCATGCGCCATGCAGTACCGACCGCGGCGCAGGTGACTTCTTCCGGCTTTGAAGCTACGCCCCTTCGCGGCAGTCACCTCGCCCCGGCAACCGATGGCGCCGTGGCGATGGTTCTTGCTTCGGATCGTTACCTTCGGACGCGTCCGGAGATTCGTCCGCTCTGTCGCGTAGCGGGTGTGGGTTGGAACTCCGACAGCTACCGGCTGGACAGTGAGCGACTCGGCGCTATGCGTTCCGCACGAAGGGCCTGGGACCAAGCGCTCGCCGCAGCGGGTGTTGCCTCGGCGCGAGACCTGGACCTGGTTGAACTGGACACCCCGACCATCTTCCATGAAGTTGCCTACCAAGAAGCGCTCGGCATTGCCGATTCTCAAGTCAGTCCTTCGGGAGGGTCTTTTGCGCAGAATCCGGTTTTCTGCACCGGCATAGTCAACGCTATGGAGGCCGTCCTGCAGGTGAGCGGCAGGGCTGGGCCGAACCAGCGCGTTGGCGCACGTCGCGCGGCGGCACATGGCTGCCACGGTTATGCCCAGCAAGGGAATGTCTTTGTCGTGTTTGAGGGAGCCTCTAAGTGA